The Natranaeroarchaeum aerophilus DNA window AGTTTTTCACGACCGACAGGCCGTCGAGCCCGACCTCGAGGAACCCGTACTCCACGTCGTTTTCCCCACAGAGATCGATTTCGTCCTCGGAGATCTGGCGGCTCGCACTCTGGACCCCGGAGTTCCCGCGACAGAACTCCTGGAACCCCGCACCGGTCCCCTCCGGCGCGACGTCGACGAGCACGTCCGGATACTCGTTGGCGAAGTTTTCGCCCGCCCAGTCCGTGATCGGTGCGACGGTGTTCGATCCCGACGCGTCGATCGTTCCCGAAATTTCGCCGTCAGCGCCGCCGAGACAGCCCGCCAGTGCCAGCCCGCCGACCACGCCCGCGGAGGCGAGAAACGTTCGTCGCGTGCTGTCAGTTCGTCCGGTGCTGTCGCCCGTGTCCGATGGGTTCTGTGCCATCGAGTACCGATATGGGAAATTCCAATAAGTAGGCTGCTATGAGCTATATATTTGAACCTGTATCTATATATTGTATGCTATATCACTATGTTCCACTACATAGTTCGACGGGCCGTGAGACAGATTTATACTCCCAACCCGCCGACCTACGACCGACGTGGGGGCGAACACACCGACAGGACCGATCGACGCCGCAAGACGGGCGCTCAAGCGCGAGCGCCGTCAGTTGCGCGAGGAGGTCGATGCGTTCACGGCCTTCGGCGAGCGGGTGGTCGATCTCGATGCCACGCAGCCGACGCCGAACCGGCCGAAAGCGCCGGTGGCGGAACCGACCTCCGCGAGCCTGCAGGCGGTCCGGGATGCCTACTCCGAGACCGTGATGAGCGTCTCGCACTTCGAGCTTGCGTACGACGAGTCCCTGCCCGAGCACATGGCCGGCGAACTGGGCGAGGAGGTTTCCGCGGCCGTGGTCGGCAGCCAGTCGCTCCATCCACCCCTGAAACGAAGCCTCATCACGACGACGAACGAGGCGATCAGAACCCGAAAGCGGGTGCTCGCCCTGATCGACGGGGAAGAAGAGCGCCTCGACGAGGCCGAACGGACGGTGGTCGACACCATAGAGCGGATCGATTCGATCCTCGACCAGCCGATCGACCGGATGGAGTTCAACAGCCTCCGGCTCACCCGCGAACGACTCCTCGATCTCCGTGCGGAGTGTGACGAACTGGTCGACGAGCGCCAGGACTTTCTCGAACAGCAGCGCCGCGAACTGCCCGATCCAATGACCGGTCTCGCGGAGTATCTCTACCAGTACTGCGAGACGACGTTCCCGCTGCTCGCCGTGTACGCGCGTCTGGCCGACGTCATCGATCGCTCGATCGAGCGTGCCGAGCGCCGGCTCGCAGAAGCGTCGTAGCTCATTCGACGCCGGTGATCTCGAAGCGTGCGCCGCCGTCCGCCCCGTCAGTAACCGAGATCGTCCAGTTATGTGCCTCGACGATATCCGTCACGATTGAGAGGCCAACCCCGGAGCCATTGTCCGCGATGGTGTACTGTGTCTCGAAGACGTTTTCGCGCTCATCAGGAGGGATCCCGGGTCCGTCGTCCTCGACTGCGAATCCAGTTACGGCACCGCCGGATTCGACCGCTTCGACCTCGATCGAAACGTCGGACCCGGCGTGCTTGACGGAGTTTCTGAACAGGTTTTCGAGGACTCTGGATAGCTGTGACCGATCTGCCTCCACGAGGATTTCTTGATCCGGCAGCGACAGTGAGGCATCGATCGCGCTGACACTCCGCCATGCATCCTGACAGACATCGGATATCAACACCGTCGTGGTGTCGAGATCGACTCCCTCAGCCTGTGAGAGTGCAATGACATCGTCGATGATCTCGTCCATCCGATCGAGAGATGCGACGACTTCGTTGACGTGTGATTGATCGCCGGTCTCCATGGCGAGCTCGGCGTGTCCTCTGGCGATATTCAACGGGTTCCTGATGTCGTGTGTGAGCGCCTCTGCAAACTCCTCTAACCGCCCAGTCCGCCGCTGTAGCTCCTGCTCTGTCAGTTTCCGGTCAGTAATCCGCCGTGTGATCCCGACAAGTCCGACCACCTCATCGTCGACACGGAGCGGCTGTTTCGACGTCCGATTCCACTGCTGGATCTCCGGCAGATACTCTTCTTTGTCGATGATCGCGACGTCCTCCTCGACCACCCGCATATCATCGGCGTAGCTCTCCTCGATGTGTTCGTCCGCGATCCCCTCGACTTCTAGATCCGTTTTTCCCACCACATCCTCCGCGAACTCGAGATGCTTGCTCACCCGGACGTGACGGCCATCGCGATCCTTGACGTAGACGTGGGCCGGGATGGACTCGAAGACCGTATCGAGCCGGTTGACCTCCGCTTTGAGTTCACGTCGCTCCTGCATCGACGACGTAACATCGACGACGAATCCCTCGATCTGCTCGTCCGAGACTGCCCGAAATCGGTCACGGACCCAGCGTTCGTCACCACAGTCGGTCTCGATCCGGTAGGAAATCGTCTCGACATCCTCTCGTGGCGGCTCGCTCACCACGTCGACGAGCGCCGGTCGGTCGTCCTCGACGACGATATCGAGCCAGCCCCGCTCGTCGCCGTCGAGATCGGACGCTTCGAGGCCCAAAAGCTCCTGCAGGCCGGGCGTCGCTCGCTCGACTGGCTGTGGTCGGGAACTGGACCGTCGGTACACGGTTCCTGGCGTCTCGTCAACGACGGCTTTGAGCGGTGAATCGAACATGCTCGAATCTGACGTACTGCAACCGTACTGCCGCCCGATGCGTCTACTGTACGCAGCGAATGAACGCTACTAAATGTTCTGGATCCGACACGAGCTATCGGTCGGCATCTCGTCGCTCGACGCCGGTAATTTCGATCCGTGTGCCGCCGCTCTCGGGGCTCGTGAGATGAATCTGCCAGCCGTGAGCCTCGACGATTTCGGCGACGATCGGCAGGCCAAAGCCCGTCCCGTCGGGATGTGTCGTGTACGATTCCTCGAACACTCGCTCGCGCTCTTCCTGAGAAATACCGGGGCCGTCGTCGGCGACGGCAAAGCCCTCGTCCAGCAGCTCGACGTCGATCCGAACCTCCGTGCCGCCGTGCTGGACCGCGTTGGTAAACAGGTTTTCGAGCAGCCGACGGAGCTGGGAACGGTCGGCCAGCACCTCCCGGTCCGCGGGGAAGTCGATCTTGGCGCGTGGCGCGGTAATCGAGTGGGCCGCACCGTGACAGAGCCGCTGGAGGGAGACCCATTCCGGATCGATGTCGGGGTCGTGGCGAGCGAGCGTCAACACGTCGTCGATGATGGCATCAGCCTGATCGAGCGCGTCGATGGTCTCATCGAGATGTGCCGGATCACCGGTTGATTCCGCGAGTTCGAGCCGACCAAGCGCCGCCGTGAGCGGGTTTCGGATGTCGTGGGCGACGATATCGGCAAACTCCTCTAACCGGTCGGTTTCCTCGCGGAGCTGCTTTTCGGCGCGCTTGCGCTCGGTGATGTCTCGCGAGACGCCGATGATCCCCTGCACCTCGCCGTTCTCGTCGGTCCAGGGCACTTTCGAGGTGAGGCTCCACTGATCGAGCCCCGGCAGGTACTCCTCCTGATCGAGGATCGGCTCGCCGGACTCGATGACCTGTCTATCGTCACGGAGACCGCGCTCCCCACGCGGATCGCTGTCCGCAGCGATCTCGGCATCGGTTTTGCCCACGAACTCCACTCGCTTTTCGAGGTGGTCGCTCACGCGCAGGTGGACTCCATCGTCGTCTTTCACATAGAGATGAACCGGGATCGACTCGAAGAGCTGGTCGAGCAGGTGCGACTCCGTTTTGAGCTCCTGGTGTCGTCGCTCGTCCTCGGTGACATCGAACAGGATACCATCGAGCACGTCTGCGTGATCCTGCGGCACTGCGGCGACATCACGCACCCAGACCGGATCGTCGGTCCCGAGCCGATAGCGCAGGTCGACGCTCTCGCCCGGGTTCAGGGATCCGACCGCCTTCACTGCATCCCGGTCGTCGGGATGGACGATATCGAGCCAGTCGGGGTCCGAGGTCCGCTGGTCGAGGATGTCGAGTGCTGGAGCAGGGCCGTCGTCCAGCGACAGCACACGCTGGCCGTCGCCCAGACGGCGGCGGTACTGGCGACCGCCGGCGAGCGCTGCAGGCACGTCGTCGATGCTGTGCTCTGTCATCAGTCTCGGGTGTGTCGGTGATAGTTCTCGCCGCCATGATACTAAGCGTTCGGGCGCTCTCGGCTAGTCGTCTCGGCTCCCCACGACGTCGACGCCGGTGATCTCGAAGCGGGCACCGCCGGAAGCGCTCGCAGACAGGTCGATCTCCCAGCCGTGAGCGTCGATGACCTGCTCAACGATTGCGAGGCCAAACCCGGTTCCAGTCTCGGCTGTCGTGTACTGCTGTTCGAAGACACGCTCGCGCTCTTCCGCTGGGATGCCGGGTCCGTCATCTTCGACTGCGAAGCCGTCCTCGATCCGCTCGACGGTAATTGTAACCGTCTCGCCGCCGTGCTCTACGGCGTCCTGACGAGTTTTCGAGTCAGGGCTTGTGGAACCGTGTTCCACAGCGTCCTGCTGAGCCTGCGAGTCAGGGCTCGTAGAGCCGTGTTCTACGGCGTTCTTGAACAGATTCTCCAGCGCCCGCGCGAGCTGTGACCGGTCGCCCCGGAACTCCAGGTCCTCGTCGGGCAGCGAGAGCGTGGCCTCGGCCGTCTCGACGTGTGACCAGGCGGTCTCTGCGGCGGTCGACAGCTGGAGTACCTCGGGATCGAGGTCGGCCGCACCCTGTCGAGAAAGCGCCAGCACGTCGTCGAGGATGGCGTTTGCCCGCTCGATCGACTGCCTGACCTGTTCGACGTACTCGGTCTCGGCGTCGGGCTCCTCGATCAGCTCCGCGTAGCCCCGTGCGACCGATAACGGGTTCCGGATATCGTGGCTGACGATGTCGACGAACTGTTCGAGACGCTCGGTCTTTCGTTCGAGCTCTGCCTTCGCCTGTTTTCGCTCGGTGATCCGTCTGGTTGCCCCGAGTAGCCCCATCGTCTCGCCGTCCTCGTCGTAGATCGGGACCTTCGAGGTGAGATCCCACTCGCCAACCGCCGGGTAGTGTTCCTCCTGATCGAGGATCGTCTCGTCGGTCTCGATCACTCGCATGTCGTCCTCGTAGGCGCGCCGTCCTGATTCGGGTTCAGTGAAGCCGATGTCGATATCGCGCTTGCCGATCACTTCCTCCGGAAAGTCGATGTGGTCGCTTACGTACTGGTGGCGGGCCTCCTCGTCTTTGATGTAGACGTGGATCGGCACGTGTTCGAAGATGTCGTCGAGCAGCTCGGCGTCCCGTTCGAGGGACTCGCGGTGCGCGATCTCCTGGGTGACCTCGAAGCAAACACCCTCGATCTGGTCGTCGTCATGTCGCGCGAAGCGGTCCCGAACCCAGCGCGTCCAGCCGCCGTCGGTTCGGATGCGATAGGTCACGGTGGTCGGCTCCCCGCCTGCTCTCCCGACCGCCGCCCGCACGTCCTCCTGATCGGCCGGGTGGACGTGATCCAGCCAGCGCTCCGGAGCCGTCGACAGGCCAAGCAGCGCGCCGATCTGTCCCCCACCCGATTCGAGGCGGTGCCCACCGTCCGTTCGGCGACGATACGGGACGCCGTCGGCGTCGGCAAGGGCGCGAGCGAGCGCGTCCGGTGACGGGGAATCTCCGGTCATACTCGATGGCCGCCAGCGGAGGACTGATCGATCACGTAACTCACAACTATCATCATAGAACCGTATACAGACGCGTAAGCGTTGCGCTCGAAGGGGTGTTACGGACTGGCGCGCTGGCCGCCGTCCGAAATCATTTTGACCCACGCTCGCGGAAGGTCGGTATGCCGACCGAATCGGACACTGAGTACGACCCGACCCTCGGGAACAAGTTCGTTTTCGTCACCGGGGGCGTGATGTCGGGACTCGGCAAGGGGATTACGGCCGCCAGCACGGGCCGACTCCTGAAAAACGCCGGGTTCGACGTCACGGCAGTAAAGATCGACCCGTATCTCAATGTGGATGCGGGCACGATGAACCCCTACCAGCACGGCGAGGTGTACGTGTTAAAAGACGGCGGCGAGGTCGACCTCGATCTCGGGAACTACGAGCGGTTCCTCGACATCGACATGACCTTCGACCACAACGTCACGACGGGGAAGACGTACAAGCACGTCATCGAAAAAGAGCGCGCGGGCGATTATCTCGGCAAGACCGTCCAGATCATCCCCCACATCACCGACGACATCAAGCGGCGGATCCGCGAGGCCGCCGAGGGCACCGACGTCTGTCTCATCGAGGTCGGCGGCACAGTCGGGGACATCGAGGGGATGCCGTATCTCGAAGCGCTGCGCCAGTTCGCCCACGAGGAAGACGACGACGACATTCTCTTTACACACGTCACGCTCGTCCCCTACTCGAAAAACGGCGAGCAGAAGACCAAACCCACTCAGCACAGCGTCAAGGAACTGCGCTCGATCGGTCTCCAGCCCGACATCCTCGTCGGGCGCTGTGAGGACCGGCTGGATCTCGATACCAAAGAGAAGATCGCGCTGTTCTGTGACGTGCCGATGGAGGCCGTCTTCTCGAACCCCGACGTCGAGGACATCTATCACGTCCCGCTGATGGTCGAAGAAGAGGGTCTCGACGAGTACGTCATGGAGCGGCTCGGACTCGCCGACGCCGCGCTTCCGCCGGAGGAACGTGATAACGAGTGGCGCGAGGTCGTCACCCAGCCCACCACGGGCGATGTCGAGATCGGTCTCGTCGGCAAGTACGGCCTCGAAGACGCCTACATGTCGATCCACGAGGCGCTGAAACACGCCGGGCTCGAAGCGAGCGTCGACGTGGAGGTTACGTGGGTCCACTCCGAGGAGCTTGCGGACGGCCACGACGGCCAGCTCGATGATCTGGACGGCATCGTCGTTCCCGGTGGCTTCGGCTCCCGGGGCACGGAGGGGAAGATCGAGGCGGTCCGATACGCCCGCGAGAACGACGTCCCCTACCTCGGGCTCTGTCTCGGCTTCCAGATGGCGGTCGTCGAGTACGCCCGAAACGTCCTCGGACTGGAGGGCGCACACTCCGCCGAGATCGAGGAGGACACACCCCACCCGATCATCGACATCCTGCCCGAGCAGTACGAGGTCGAGGACATGGGCGGGACGATGCGACTGGGCGCACACGAGACCGATATCGAGGCCGGAACGCTGGCCCACGAGGTCTACGGCGAGATGTCCTGTACCGAACGCCATCGCCACCGCTACGAGGTCAACCCCGAATACATCGACGAGCTGGAAGAGGCGGGTCTCGTCTTCTCGGGTACATCCAACAATCGCATGGAGATCGTCGAACTCGCCGATCATCCCTACTTCTTCGGGACGCAGTTCCATCCCGAGTTCCGCTCGCGGCCGACGCGGGCGAGCCCGCCATTTGTCGGGCTGCTTGACGCGATGGTCGAACAGGTCGAGGACACCGAACAGACGGAGGTCGAACTATAATGGTAGACGTAGATTCATTCATCACGGAGAAAGTCACAGAGATCGAAGACGCAGTCGGCGACGAAAACGCGGTCATCGCGCTGTCGGGCGGGGTCGACTCCTCGACTGCCGCGGCGCTGGCCTACGAGGCCATCGGCGACCAGCTCACGGCTGTGTACGTCGACACCGGCCTGATGCGCAAGGGCGAAACCGAGCAGATCCGCGAGACGTTCTCGTATATGGACTCGCTGCGGATCGTCGACGCACAGGAGCGATTTCTCGACGCGCTCGGCGAGACGACCGATCCCGAGGAGAAACGCCACATCATCGGCGAGCAGTTCATCCGGGAGTTCGAGACGGTCGCGAAAGACGTCGACGCCGACTATCTCGTGCAGGGAACGATCTACCCCGACCGGATCGAGAGCGAAGGCACGATCAAATCCCACCACAACGTCGGTGGCCTGCCCGAGGTCGTCGACTTCGAGGGGATCGTCGAGCCGATGCGTGATCTCTACAAGGACGAAGTACGGGAGGTCGCCCGCGAACTCGATCTGGACGCCCTCGTCGCCGAGCGGATGCCGTTCCCCGGCCCCGGTCTCGCCGTGCGGATCATCGGCGAGATCACCGCCGAAAAGCTCGAAGTCGCCCGTGAAGCGAACCACGTCGTCGAGGAAGAACTAGAGGAGTACGAGCCGTGGCAGGCGCTGGCCGCAGTGATCGGCAAGGCCACGGGCGTCAAAGGCGACAACCGCGTCCACGGCTGGGTCGTCTCAGTCCGGTCCGTCGAATCGCGTGACGGCATGACCGCACGCGCACAGGAGATCGACTGGGAGACGCTCCAGCGCATCCAGAGCCGGATCACTGGCTCCCACGAGAACGTCGCCCGCGTCGTCTACGACGTCACCCACAAACCGCCCGCGACCATCGAGTACGAGTAATGTACGCGATTCTCGCAGGTCCCGACCCGGACGATCTGGGCGAACAGCTCCGTGAGCAGGGCGTCGAAGTCACAGCGATCGATGGCCTGGCCACCCGTCCCAAACTCGAAGAAGCGGGCGTCCACCGGGCCGCATTGCTGGTCCTCACTGATGTCGAGCAGGCGACGGCGATTGCGATCGCGAAGGACATCAACGACGACGTCCGAGCAGTCGTCTACGACCGCCAGTCCCTGCCGGAGTTCGCCAGCGCACAGACGGATCTCGCGGTCGATCCCGAGCTGCTGGGGGCCGAAACGGTTGCTGAAGAACTGGCAGCGGAATAGCGACGATCCGTTTCCGTACGCCCCGCAAACCCGGGCAGCCCTCGACGGACTGTCCCGGGGCGCTCTGACATGGCGCACTCGTGACGTGTCCCGGATGGTATGTAAGGCCCGGAGACAGTTGCCGTGTATTTACCTTCGTTTGCGCGTTTTATCCGAATTAAGTACCGGCGTTGACCCTGGCAGCGATGGTGAATTCCCCACGCTCGGAATCGTTCCGTACACGCCGATTTTGAACGATATTTAGACAGTTTGAACGGTGTCGGTTGCAGCCCCGGTCAGGGAACTGTTATGACACCGGCAGCCGCTAGCATCGATCGATGACACTCGATCAGCTACCCGACCTCGACCCGTCCGACGGAGAACTCCTCGACGCAGAAGTCGTCGTGACCGACGACGTACTAGTCAAGGCGTTCGCGCTCGGTCCCGGCGCGGAGCTATCGCCACACGAACACGCCGACGCGACGAACGTATTTCATATCATTGA harbors:
- a CDS encoding DUF7260 family protein gives rise to the protein MGANTPTGPIDAARRALKRERRQLREEVDAFTAFGERVVDLDATQPTPNRPKAPVAEPTSASLQAVRDAYSETVMSVSHFELAYDESLPEHMAGELGEEVSAAVVGSQSLHPPLKRSLITTTNEAIRTRKRVLALIDGEEERLDEAERTVVDTIERIDSILDQPIDRMEFNSLRLTRERLLDLRAECDELVDERQDFLEQQRRELPDPMTGLAEYLYQYCETTFPLLAVYARLADVIDRSIERAERRLAEAS
- a CDS encoding PAS domain-containing sensor histidine kinase, which codes for MFDSPLKAVVDETPGTVYRRSSSRPQPVERATPGLQELLGLEASDLDGDERGWLDIVVEDDRPALVDVVSEPPREDVETISYRIETDCGDERWVRDRFRAVSDEQIEGFVVDVTSSMQERRELKAEVNRLDTVFESIPAHVYVKDRDGRHVRVSKHLEFAEDVVGKTDLEVEGIADEHIEESYADDMRVVEEDVAIIDKEEYLPEIQQWNRTSKQPLRVDDEVVGLVGITRRITDRKLTEQELQRRTGRLEEFAEALTHDIRNPLNIARGHAELAMETGDQSHVNEVVASLDRMDEIIDDVIALSQAEGVDLDTTTVLISDVCQDAWRSVSAIDASLSLPDQEILVEADRSQLSRVLENLFRNSVKHAGSDVSIEVEAVESGGAVTGFAVEDDGPGIPPDERENVFETQYTIADNGSGVGLSIVTDIVEAHNWTISVTDGADGGARFEITGVE
- a CDS encoding ATP-binding protein produces the protein MTEHSIDDVPAALAGGRQYRRRLGDGQRVLSLDDGPAPALDILDQRTSDPDWLDIVHPDDRDAVKAVGSLNPGESVDLRYRLGTDDPVWVRDVAAVPQDHADVLDGILFDVTEDERRHQELKTESHLLDQLFESIPVHLYVKDDDGVHLRVSDHLEKRVEFVGKTDAEIAADSDPRGERGLRDDRQVIESGEPILDQEEYLPGLDQWSLTSKVPWTDENGEVQGIIGVSRDITERKRAEKQLREETDRLEEFADIVAHDIRNPLTAALGRLELAESTGDPAHLDETIDALDQADAIIDDVLTLARHDPDIDPEWVSLQRLCHGAAHSITAPRAKIDFPADREVLADRSQLRRLLENLFTNAVQHGGTEVRIDVELLDEGFAVADDGPGISQEERERVFEESYTTHPDGTGFGLPIVAEIVEAHGWQIHLTSPESGGTRIEITGVERRDADR
- a CDS encoding PAS domain-containing sensor histidine kinase — encoded protein: MTGDSPSPDALARALADADGVPYRRRTDGGHRLESGGGQIGALLGLSTAPERWLDHVHPADQEDVRAAVGRAGGEPTTVTYRIRTDGGWTRWVRDRFARHDDDQIEGVCFEVTQEIAHRESLERDAELLDDIFEHVPIHVYIKDEEARHQYVSDHIDFPEEVIGKRDIDIGFTEPESGRRAYEDDMRVIETDETILDQEEHYPAVGEWDLTSKVPIYDEDGETMGLLGATRRITERKQAKAELERKTERLEQFVDIVSHDIRNPLSVARGYAELIEEPDAETEYVEQVRQSIERANAILDDVLALSRQGAADLDPEVLQLSTAAETAWSHVETAEATLSLPDEDLEFRGDRSQLARALENLFKNAVEHGSTSPDSQAQQDAVEHGSTSPDSKTRQDAVEHGGETVTITVERIEDGFAVEDDGPGIPAEERERVFEQQYTTAETGTGFGLAIVEQVIDAHGWEIDLSASASGGARFEITGVDVVGSRDD
- a CDS encoding CTP synthase, giving the protein MPTESDTEYDPTLGNKFVFVTGGVMSGLGKGITAASTGRLLKNAGFDVTAVKIDPYLNVDAGTMNPYQHGEVYVLKDGGEVDLDLGNYERFLDIDMTFDHNVTTGKTYKHVIEKERAGDYLGKTVQIIPHITDDIKRRIREAAEGTDVCLIEVGGTVGDIEGMPYLEALRQFAHEEDDDDILFTHVTLVPYSKNGEQKTKPTQHSVKELRSIGLQPDILVGRCEDRLDLDTKEKIALFCDVPMEAVFSNPDVEDIYHVPLMVEEEGLDEYVMERLGLADAALPPEERDNEWREVVTQPTTGDVEIGLVGKYGLEDAYMSIHEALKHAGLEASVDVEVTWVHSEELADGHDGQLDDLDGIVVPGGFGSRGTEGKIEAVRYARENDVPYLGLCLGFQMAVVEYARNVLGLEGAHSAEIEEDTPHPIIDILPEQYEVEDMGGTMRLGAHETDIEAGTLAHEVYGEMSCTERHRHRYEVNPEYIDELEEAGLVFSGTSNNRMEIVELADHPYFFGTQFHPEFRSRPTRASPPFVGLLDAMVEQVEDTEQTEVEL
- the guaA gene encoding glutamine-hydrolyzing GMP synthase; translated protein: MVDVDSFITEKVTEIEDAVGDENAVIALSGGVDSSTAAALAYEAIGDQLTAVYVDTGLMRKGETEQIRETFSYMDSLRIVDAQERFLDALGETTDPEEKRHIIGEQFIREFETVAKDVDADYLVQGTIYPDRIESEGTIKSHHNVGGLPEVVDFEGIVEPMRDLYKDEVREVARELDLDALVAERMPFPGPGLAVRIIGEITAEKLEVAREANHVVEEELEEYEPWQALAAVIGKATGVKGDNRVHGWVVSVRSVESRDGMTARAQEIDWETLQRIQSRITGSHENVARVVYDVTHKPPATIEYE
- a CDS encoding DUF7126 family protein, whose translation is MYAILAGPDPDDLGEQLREQGVEVTAIDGLATRPKLEEAGVHRAALLVLTDVEQATAIAIAKDINDDVRAVVYDRQSLPEFASAQTDLAVDPELLGAETVAEELAAE
- a CDS encoding cupin domain-containing protein; this encodes MTLDQLPDLDPSDGELLDAEVVVTDDVLVKAFALGPGAELSPHEHADATNVFHIIEGEVTVIQDGEEETISAPGVVLHGRGVAHGARNDTDETAVLTASLCPLPS